Below is a window of Scylla paramamosain isolate STU-SP2022 chromosome 14, ASM3559412v1, whole genome shotgun sequence DNA.
ATCTGTCCAGATCCTGGTGCGTGATTCACTTGTTTTGTCAAACCCTACAGTCAGtattttgctgtgtgtgtgtgtgtgtgtgtgtgtgtgtgtgtgtgtgtgtgtgtgtgtgtgtatgagtgtgtgttctACGTTACACACTTGTCTTCttgcataatctctctctctctctctctctctctctctctctctctctctctctctctctctctctctctctctctctctctctctctctctctctctctctctctctctctctctctctgtttgtgtgtgtgtgtgtgtgtgtgtgtgtgtgtgtgtgtgtgccctttcCCTATTGTCACATCTCTTCTACTTCCCCCTTTCGTGTTGCataaaagttctctctctctctctctctctctctctctctctctctctctctctctctctctctctctctctctctctctctctctctctctctctcccccaatacCATGTCTTCCCTTGCCCACAGTTGCCCTTGTCTTTTACTCCATCTCGTGTACTTTTTCTAAAAAAGATGACTGACGTTCGGTTCACTGCaatgttgttactgtttttctATTGAACAGTTAGGTTTATATTCGCAGTGCTGAATAAGTAAGTTAAGAAATCATGAAGTAAAACACGATTAGAGATGTAAATTTGCCTTTCTGCCTTGCTTTTTTTAGAAGTTaaaattttttctttctattctctccttcaGATGGATTATGCAGTGAGGACTTTTACTGTGGCTGTCGatggcaaggaaaggaaggtaaggcTTGACACATAATTTACTAAGATAAATAtgactctttatttatttatttatttatttatttatttatttattgagtgCATGCATGATACAAACTTATAATTTCAGAGTTAATGTAGCTAGATAattagaatgagagagagagagagagagagagagagagagagagagagagagtcgtcacCTAAAGAATGGCAAGATTTCCTACTGAAAACAAAAAAGGCAGAGTGGTCCGTATCCCGCCTTCCTGCGTAGCACACGAGTCACTATCAAACACACGCATCACCAAACATAAACCAAAAAGCTCaactgtcctgtgtgtgtgtgtgtgtgtgtgtgtgtgtgtgtgtgtgtgtgtgtgtgtgtcagtcatccATCTCAGAGCTTATAATGATCCATCTtagggtaggactgagaccactcacacgccACACCAAGACAGCGAAACCACAatccctcctcccttacttGTTTGCTGCTGGTGAACTTGAGCTTTGAGAGTCTCGCCCATCTGGATCGTCGTATCTGGCACACGAATCCAAGCCTCCTCAGTTGTGAGCCAAGCATGCCAACCACTActctacgcggtgtgtgtgtgtgtgtgtgtgtgtgtgtgtgtgtttcagagacGTGTTTTGCGTTCCAACAGGTGAAGCAGTATCATTATATGGCCTGGCCAGACCATGGCGTGCCCCAAACAGCCTACGGCCTCGGTTACATGCTCAAAGCTGTCATCGGAGACTATGCAGTGGAACCACAAGGGCCGATCACGGTACATTGCAGGTAAGCCTTGCCCTTTTTGGTCCCCGCACGGCAGAGTCTACCACAACAATTCATCATTAGAGGATAAGAAATATCATTAGAGAATAAGAAGTATTCAAGCTTGACAAGGttcaataaaagagagagagagagagagagagagagagagagagagagagagagagagagagagagagagagagagagagagagagagagagagagagagagagagtgtgtttctCAAAATAGAATCGTGAATGCCTGGGAGAAGCTCAGTTATCAAGTTATTAATACAAGTCAGTACGGAACTTTTAAGATATTGGAATAACTTATGGACTGAGATAGTGGATACAGGCAGCTATGCTTTATACGGCGACTGTCACGTGTGTGTACCTGCTGGTTTCgttcagcttcccttatttactaAAGTTCTGATCGATAGGAGAAGCAGCGTTGACAAAACAACTTTTAttcacctttatatatatatatatatatatatatatatatatatatatatatatatatatatatatatatatatatatatatatatatatatatatatatatatatatatatatatatatatatatatatatatatatatatattacaaaatcCACCCTAATATCAATTCTCTACAATGCAGTAGCCCAGGAGCACATTAGCAAGGGGATAAAAGGGTATTTGGCAGCCcgggactatattctgaaaagCTTCCACGCTGCATctcgattactttcaaaaggctgtagttgaagtcacacgggtttttaaaggtacttttaaggttctagtaacagattaacaaaaatTCTACATTACTAGGCGGAGAAACACCagtgagaacccggctgattatttccgtggcctttgaatatagtcgtggtgagagagcagagcatttCCGGATACTGGTCTAATTCTGAAAGTTTCACCTTCATCCATGTTACTGTTATTTACTTATCAGTTGGTTTTGAATGTGCACGCGTCACTGACCTTATCGTATTCAAATATTCCCTTTCTATCTCCGCGTTTCCTCGTCTCCACAGTGCTGGCATTGGACGGACTGGAACCATCATCTTAACACTGTTTCTTCTGCGTCAACTTCGTACCTGCGACGCCATCAACACTAAAAAGGCTCTCCACACACTGAGGGAGGGCCGCGGGCGCCTGGTGGAAaatgaggtagtagtagtagtagtagtagtagtagtagtagtagtagtagtagtagtagtagtatcattatcattattatcatcattgacattattatcaccataatcatcattacaaatttttctgttgtttttttgttcatgatacaaaaaaaaaaaaaaaaacagctttgttccgtgtgtgtgtgtgtgtgtgtgtgtgtgtgtgtgtgtgtgccatacCTCTCGTCCCCCACTGCATCCCGCTCTCCGTCCCGCCACCAGGAGCAGTACATCTTCGTTCACAAACTCCTGTACGACATTCTGTTTGGGATGAGAACAACCTTCTCCTGCCAGTCCTTCGTGCGAGAGGCGGCCGCCATTCGCTCCTCTAAGGCTTCTGACGGCACACTGATTCTCCAGAAAGAGTATGAAGTGAGTTTACTGTATCTATTCCCccctccacattctctctctctctctctctctctctctctctctctctctctctctctctctctctctctctctctctctctcaagaaacaAAAATTGGTACATTTCCTTTGATACAccattttttaatgtatttacgATATCGACTGTATGTTTTCATCTCCAGAAAATGAAGAAACTCCCCAAAGATTTGACGTTCAAGCGTGGAAATGACCCAGCCTGTGCACATCTCAACAGAAACCAGGCCATtctaccaggtgtgtgtgtgtgtgaaagaactATTAAATCATCattaattatcattactaccaAATAacgtgtgagtgtgagtgtgtgtggggagggagggtgaatcATAGAAATCATAAAAATCATCATCGTtgccattactgttattattcaATATGCTATTATCATCAATAACATATTAATTTATGCATTCCCGTACTCTTTTGCAGCGGACAAGCGTATGATGTTTGTGCAAATGTACGGCACAGGAAATGACTCGCAGTACGTGAATATCATCAGAGTGCACGGCTTTGATAGGAAGgtaaagacggagagagagagagagagagagagagagagagagagagcatattgtGAGGTGCTACATAAGGGAAAAAGAGTATCTAGGATACGAGAGATGCGAGAGAGAGTTCATGCATGACACGTGAAAGGCTTAGAGCAAGAAGGGATCTGATGGAGGCTATGTAAGTGGCATAAGGGATGATATAGACAAGATTCTAAGGGGCAGCAATCAGGACAGGACTAGAAGTAACGGACTCAAGCTTGACAAAGTTATATCTAAAAGAGATACAAAGAAACTGGTCATCAAATACAATAGAATGGATTCGTTACTCAGATTGTCTGTGctttaaaaaatattattatttttttttttttacttttctttagggactggcgcctcattgttttttttttgttgtcctaggGCAGTGCCCCTcttgcactaaaaaaaaaaatgtatgaacgGAGATGACTGATGGATGGATAGCAGTAGACATTTCATATAGAGAGTGCCACGTGTAtgcctactggcttcttgcacctttaCTTCTAGTTATAAATATTCCTACGATTACAACTGCAGGTATTACAtgaatttttccttccctgtctgTCTCCCAGGACGCTTACATGGCAGGCGAGCACCCGCAACCCCACACACTGGCTAAGATATGGCGCCTCGTGTATGAGCAGCGTGTCTCCGTCTGGCTGTTGCTGCAAGAACTCCCTCACAACGACCCAGTACGTGCATTATCTCACCAGTGGCTCGTAATCCTGAACGCTTATACATATATACGGCTGTGGTCATCCTTTATCAacatccatgagagagagagagagagagagagagagagagagagaacgagcaACAGCTTTACTCTTTTCTTACTATCATTTTTCCTCCCGCTCACTCTTTCAGTCTTTCCCCAACGTGGTGCGCGAGACCTCAGCTGTGCCAGGAAACATGACCCTTGAGATCTCGCAGCCAACCCATCTTGAGAACTTCACTGAGTACACCGCGATCCTTACAGTGAAAGAAAGGGTAAGTGTGAGTGTGCCAGTGCCGTGTGTGAGGGAAGGCATGCCCGTGGTGTATGGATGTAACCgagagatgtaaacaaaacacacattctctTTTGAGGAGGAATCATGCCCTGTTCTctgcttcccttcatcccttccttccctctccctcttccgagtctcacttcctcctcctctctgttcctcttccttgtccctcGAAAATCTGTAGAATTCTGAAACTCCTGCGCCACACCCCTATCACTTTtcaaaggctccagttgaaatgacacggattttttttttgtgtgtgtttttatagttGTAGTGACAGACTACAAGATTATTACATTATGAATagaagaaacacttgagaacccgactaatcatctctgtagccttgaaAAAAAGTCGAcgtgagagcagagcgtttcagaatacgggactGGAAACGAAGCCCCTGTTTAGATCATCCCTagcctgtattttgaaacgcttagGTCTCTGGTAAGGACTGATTTTCAAAGGTCAAAGGAATGAttagttagttttttttcttcttcttcttcttttctctctcactgatgCAGAATCTTTATTAAGCTATCTGTAGGAATATGAAAACACACTTTGAATACCCTCCCTTAcataacttccattagagcctGTAAAAATTAGTCAGGAAAAACGGTgaaaggtttgagagagagagagagagagagagagagagagagagagagagagagtcatgtgcTCGAAATAAAATGTATActtattttgattttgattaCACGATATTCCACAGAGTTTCGGAATTCATCAGGCAGAATTTTATAATTGTTTAGAAGGGTTCATGTTCTTAAATGTTTTGGTCTTTCATTAGGGTAATTTTCAAAGGGTACAGGCATGATTTTACTATACTCTTTAGGGGCTGGCATCTTTAATGGACCTCTTTTATAcccttgttttatgtttttgccCTAGGTCAGAGGCGCtttctctttaaaaaaaatattaatcgggttctcatggtgcagaatccttgttaagttATTATCAGAAATCAgaatcatggaaaaaaaaaagaaagaaattggaaATCACAATGATTTCTTCTATGTGCAGCCTGTTCAGCGTAAACCAGATAAGATACAGAGTAGAGTCTCAAGCAGAAAATATTGAAGTATTTCTGCTACACCTTACGTTCCTTTGTTTCCATGTTCCTCATTcctgcttacttttttttttttttgattggaTGGCTGCTGATGTTCAccacacactgcaacacacacaggAGTGTTGGAGGAACCACAAATGCACGTTGCTGATGCTTAGTGGATGGTCACACACCGCCAAACTGCCATCCTCCCCAGTGCCGCTTCTCGGGGCCATTGAGAAAGCCGAGTCTCtacagttacctcagacacctctcctctttacctgcaggtgagagagagagagagagagagagagagagagagagagagagagagagagagagagagagagagagagagagagagagagagacagaggattgataagaaagtaaggaaagctgcaagaaaccatcaggtctgcacgtggcagtctctgcaTTAAACTTGCCTATcggtttccacctatcattcataaatatctaatcttttaaagttctCTAATGACTTtaatgagtctattccattcatctacctttTTTGTGTGAGccatttctttcctatctctttcattTATGTCTAACTTTACCAAGTTTGAATCCAAAAGGAGGAAATAGTACAGGTATGCTTCATATACAGGAATTGCCATGTGATGGCatcatggcttcttgcagcttctcttattttcttatgttcttattacttATCCTGATTAATGATCCCAAGGATATCCCTATATCACCTTTGTGCATTCCCTATACCATTGATAGTCAACCTGggtgcatgattttttttcaaaggaTACATGGAAATAACGGAGTACATGGAAAGGTATATGACACGGCCAGTGTGTGAAAAGGTGCACAGTAGGAAAATATGTGTTAGGAAGAAAATTACATCATGTAACATGTGCATGACATGATCAGGGTATATAAAAATGCACATTAGGAAAAGATATTCTTGGAGGAAAATAGTATCAGGTAAGAAATTTATCTAAAACTGAGATTAAAGTATTATAACATTATGTATTATGATAATATATTACACCAAGACGCAACTCGGGTCTCTTGGGTTTGAGATGTGGCATTTTGTTACATTATACATTTGGCACCTATATACCAATGATTTAAAACTGAGTACCTATTTTCTATGTTTAAAATAGAGctaaaacttttatttatttattgtcagtctcaaaaatagagaaaaatatgaaatattcatatattttttttgtaattaatcaTCCTAGGTGCTAAGGTACATGAACTTTTCAAAAGCTCCTGGAAGGATGCATGGATTTAGAAAGACTTGAGAGCCACTGCCCAATATCACTTAAAGATTGTCATCAGATCCCCTCTTGATTTACACGTGTATATGATTTTAGTGACGGCGTGACAGCATGTGGCGTGATGGCTAGTCTACTGCTGGCAGTCTGCAGAGCCAAGCTGACGCAGGAGGTGGACTTGTATCGCTCTGCTGTCAGTGTGCAATATGACAGGCCTCAGTTCATCACCAACTTGGTAAGCCCAGcatgcttcttcttctacatggctgtcttcagcctctctctcgtctccacaatgttgcatctcttgttatcttccaCCGCTATTTGCATGCTAATTACTCTTCATATTGCTTACTGCATACCTCcccctcactgcacaagactttctactttatctcacccttattctgtgcaagagttatccagtattttcaatcattcattgctttttctagtaaactctggaactccctgcttgtttctgtatttcctccttcctatgacttgaactctttcaagaggttCCAAGAAACTTATCCTCCGATTCTGaatgatgcttttttttcttttctttttttttttttttgtgtgggagTAGGCAGGGAGTGGCACCTCAGTGAGTCTTTTTGTCACTCTTATTGCCATTGACCAGTGTCGCtcttatataaaagaaaaaaatccgaACTCGCATGCTTCCATGGACACTTCAAAGAAGCACTGTGACAGACTCATCTGGAGGCTGGATAAATTTTTAGTACAATCATGGGAATCgaaccttctccctccccaagGCCGGAAGATTAAAGTATGGTACATTACTAGAGCACCTTTGAACTCAAGGCCGTAACAAATGTGTCAGGTTCCAACGTCAttcatggcttttttttttctttcttttcttttttgggggtgttttcaTTTAGTACATCTGGTCACTTCAAGCCTGCTATAAAtgcatgttttcttttgtttttttctttcttttaaatctATTGCTCATTATCAATAAGTGCTCATATCCACACATACCAAGCTGCTTCAGGTATGCACATTATCTCAACTTCTTTACTAGTTACTGTATATACACAAGTAGTTCTATCATTCACatagttcatctctctctctctctctctctctctctctctctctctctctctctctctgtgtgtgtgtgtgtgtgtgtgtgtgtgtgtgtgtgtctcataaTTTTTTATCAGTAATTACCACTAATTTTCTCCTTACAGCCTGAGTGTGCTTTCTAAggagaccaacaacaacactataTACACTAGCTTTTGTCATCACATCTTGgaccatattcagaaacgctttgctttctcaccacaactatctTCGAACTCcacacacagatgattagctgggttctcaagaatgtttctactgttaataatgtagaaatattgttactacatccataaaaaaaaaaaaaactcccttaaAGACTTGTGTCACTTAACTAGAGCCATTTGAAAGTAATGCAGGGGTGAGACAGAAGACCCTTAAAATAACTTCTAAGCAtttgtgtctgtttctttgaCCACAGATGCAGTACCAGTTCCTCTTCACGGCCATGGAAGCTTTCCTGAACGAGAACAAACACTACGGAAACTTTACCTGAACCCTTATGTCACACAAGCAGAAATGAGGCTTAAactgagacaaagaaaaatgtcacatgaaaaaaaaacacaagaaaaacatgaatcaaacataaaaaaaaaaaaaaagaatacaaaaaataaatacacaaaataaaatcttcattcatATACGTGTTGGGATTAACTCCATGTTGCTATCTTATATGAATTGTAGCAGTAAAAGTTAATAGTTAATGATGTAtcagaagtatatatataacttcAGCTAAGCATCTCTTCATCAGTAACATTCTGTCCGCCTTAAGAGTTGACCAgtatcttccctcccatccctttcactggtaaactgttGAATCTTCTAACCTGTTTgtaaatttcctttttcctaaggcttaaaactctctctctctctctctctctctctctctctctctctctctctctctctctctctctctctctctctctctctctctctctctctctctctctctctctctctctctctctctctctctctctctctctctctctctctctctctctctctctcattgaaaaGCATGACTAATGTTTGTGTGAAGATTCTTAATACACCTTGTACATccataactgtgtgtgtgtgtactgcataATTCTCTATTTACTACCAAAGTTTCTGTGAGTACTATATAACTTTGTGCATTACTTGATTTTCTATTACAAAactccatgtgtgtgtgctatATAACTTACGTAGTATATGTCTACCATGTAAGTTTGTGAAATACTcaacattattctttatttctacaTAGCTCTGTGTGTACTACATAGTTTAGTGTGTGTGCATCATCTGATTATTTACTGTGCGTGTGCTACATAACTCAATGTATGTCCCAAAATAATTCAATGTGTTCCGAACATGTAACTCTGGAACCccttgtctgcttctgtatttcctccctccagTGATTGTGTAGCCACACTGGTAGGTCTTCattagctctcaggtgatctgttttactgatcacacccaccatcgtagggtcgaggaaaggcagttctctctctgacatttattgaggtaggcatgaccgtaaggaCTGCGAaaaagttctcggtctcaatttcttacaaaataacattatacactgatattaaacactttcaacatattacagtattcattaacaatacatgcaatcaacttggcactatgacaatcagattttactacaaaattaaagtatttaccttggTCACCATCCTGTAGATCTTTGTCTGAACCCAACTTGGCcatgagtgatgcccgcagacaaccagtgggttaaccacactactaacaagtgagcatcggctttggtgcttcatatagcattgaatactgatacacatattacacgttttcatgcaaatagaaaactattgaacatttcacttatgattaccAAGGAATAATGgcgtgaggtacatacgctttacatgcagtaacatggctcccctaaattgtgtaacaatttacattaaattaacattagtatgtaccttaaaactaggattagcacataatatgttttgttacactggctcctcggcggggatgctccggtctattcTTATGtattaccttctaacagcaatactagactatgtattggcctctctatgatggtcctgtttgcctttgtgCGTCTTTCCTGGTTGTCAAGATTACAGTCTGACACCAGgacttaacctttcttactaacccatcatgatcaggagatacttctgttactcttcccagtttccactggttccttgctacATTCTGATCcttgatgataactatgtcatttacacatactccttttttcacctggaccagaactggttggcTAGGTATTGTGCTCCGTGCCATCTCTTTATGCAATACAGGTCCTTTttaatgaaaatgcttggaggaggtagtactacctttgttttcatagttaacaaattactgggtgtcaGTGGTGTAGgactttctggggagttaagatggtccacagttaggggacaaccattaactatattttcagcTTCAACTAAGAAGGTTCTCAGATTTTGGTCATCTAACTGGGTACCAAGCTGATCACGTAACACAGAGAGAACATTTCTCACTGTGCatatctgcctctcccaaacacctcccatgtgTACCATGTGGTACATTCATGTTAAATacaatccagtcacactgatctttcatgagttcttttctgactttattgttatttagttctttcaagcatttctcatactctgatttggctcctacaaagttagttccttggtcacGTCTCAACTGTCTTACAGGCCCTCTTCATCCTACAAAGCGACGAcatgcacttaggaaggaacttgtatccatgctgttggc
It encodes the following:
- the LOC135106891 gene encoding receptor-type tyrosine-protein phosphatase epsilon-like isoform X9, which translates into the protein MDETREATSGREKELQTTTDTTITIQLPDLENPPGMHWILLRICSSGGECQTRKQDFSKEAEEMVRTERERENEKKRKETQANGRNRRSVDPGQNDDSLRIVAQIEVVEGEDPKETAVVGSKWNGGKGLESDTEYMVLIVTEKRAGPYSEYFSCKPRIMRTAKRPKGPAILGMIVGMCFAAIFLICIFTMLVVKFRKPRKKLPDNGYFNPVDKEDNSIINSVEQGGGVMIMPEDDILPKDNKKKPEDDEKDAPQEDLYANLNHEVSKEDLEQYLPRAIYASETTMEFNSVPFFMTGKTTSGSRIPENVPKNRYKNNISYDDTRVKLPLYLNIPHSDYINANFVQDPSGSAAFIATQGPKDHSVDTIGAFWRMIWHSECRLILMVANLVEGGKIKVAQYWPEEEPMVKEGVKVTLTSVQILMDYAVRTFTVAVDGKERKVKQYHYMAWPDHGVPQTAYGLGYMLKAVIGDYAVEPQGPITVHCSAGIGRTGTIILTLFLLRQLRTCDAINTKKALHTLREGRGRLVENEEQYIFVHKLLYDILFGMRTTFSCQSFVREAAAIRSSKASDGTLILQKEYEKMKKLPKDLTFKRGNDPACAHLNRNQAILPADKRMMFVQMYGTGNDSQYVNIIRVHGFDRKDAYMAGEHPQPHTLAKIWRLVYEQRVSVWLLLQELPHNDPSFPNVVRETSAVPGNMTLEISQPTHLENFTEYTAILTVKERECWRNHKCTLLMLSGWSHTAKLPSSPVPLLGAIEKAESLQLPQTPLLFTCSDGVTACGVMASLLLAVCRAKLTQEVDLYRSAVSVQYDRPQFITNLMQYQFLFTAMEAFLNENKHYGNFT
- the LOC135106891 gene encoding receptor-type tyrosine-protein phosphatase epsilon-like isoform X8, with the translated sequence MDETREATSGREKELQTTTDTTITIQLPDLENPPGMHWILLRICSSGGECQTRKQDFSKEAEEMVRTERERENEKKRKETQANGRNRRSVDPGQNDDSLRIVAQIEVVEGEDPKETAVVGSKWNGGKGLESDTEYMVLIVTEKRAGPYSEYFSCKPRIMRTAKRPKGPAILGMIVGMCFAAIFLICIFTMLVVKFRKPSRKKLPDNGYFNPVDKEDNSIINSVEQGGGVMIMPEDDILPKDNKKKPEDDEKDAPQEDLYANLNHEVSKEDLEQYLPRAIYASETTMEFNSVPFFMTGKTTSGSRIPENVPKNRYKNNISYDDTRVKLPLYLNIPHSDYINANFVQDPSGSAAFIATQGPKDHSVDTIGAFWRMIWHSECRLILMVANLVEGGKIKVAQYWPEEEPMVKEGVKVTLTSVQILMDYAVRTFTVAVDGKERKVKQYHYMAWPDHGVPQTAYGLGYMLKAVIGDYAVEPQGPITVHCSAGIGRTGTIILTLFLLRQLRTCDAINTKKALHTLREGRGRLVENEEQYIFVHKLLYDILFGMRTTFSCQSFVREAAAIRSSKASDGTLILQKEYEKMKKLPKDLTFKRGNDPACAHLNRNQAILPADKRMMFVQMYGTGNDSQYVNIIRVHGFDRKDAYMAGEHPQPHTLAKIWRLVYEQRVSVWLLLQELPHNDPSFPNVVRETSAVPGNMTLEISQPTHLENFTEYTAILTVKERECWRNHKCTLLMLSGWSHTAKLPSSPVPLLGAIEKAESLQLPQTPLLFTCSDGVTACGVMASLLLAVCRAKLTQEVDLYRSAVSVQYDRPQFITNLMQYQFLFTAMEAFLNENKHYGNFT